GTTTATCAACGAGTTGTCGAAAGATAGAGGTGCGACCTTTATTTCTCCACAATACTCTCTTGCGGGATAAAGCAGTTGGCCAATTTTTAAAAAGCCAAAGGTAACCGTTTGATCAGCCTCAACTGCGGTTCCCATCACTTCACCTGTGTCAGACGATATCCCTGATGGAACGTCAATTGATATTACTTTTGATCCTGAAGAATTTATGCGTGTTATCGCTTGGGCAACCTCACCTTTGACTTCTCCTGTCAAGCCTATACCTATTAATCCGTCTATTATGAGATCGTATTGGGAATAATTTATCTCATCAATGCCGAAACGATAAATATTAATTTCGTATTTTCTGGCTACTTCGAGTTGCTTTTTAAAGTCTAGACTCCCTTGACTTGAACCACCTACTAGAAGTATTTCAACGCTGTAGCCTCTATTTTTTAAAATCCTACCTGCTGCAACACCATCACCTCCGTTGTTACCTTTTCCTACTACACAGAGAACGGAAGTAGGTTCAAAGGTTTCTGCTATGTCAGCTACAGAAAAAGCCGCTTGCTCCATCAGCGTTTCTGAAGCTATTCCTTTCTCAGTAGTCATTTTGTCTATTAATTTTGCCTCAGCGGAAGTGAGTATCTTCATTTTATTCACTCCTAAATTTTTTATTTATTTTCCATATTCAATATCAAATTATTTTTTGAACACATTTCTTCGGTTTTTGGTCCATAGGATATATAGTCAATGTCGACTCCAATTTGTTCCTCAATATACGATAAATATTTTAGGAAATTAATATCGTTGGTATCTTTCCAACCCTTTAATTCATCATAAATAGGTTTAGCAACAAAAAAGTCATATGAAGAGGATGGAGTGTCTTTTATTTTTCCATTGACTTCATAATGTGTACAAACTTTTATCTTGTCTAAACCGTTTAAAACATCTGCCTTGGTGATTACAAGTCCTGTTAGTCCAGACCTTATTTTTGCGTATCTCAAGGCAGGGAGATCTAACCAACCAACCCTTCTAGGCCTTCCCGTTGTAGCTCCATATTCTTTGCCTAATTCCCTAATTTTGTCAGCTTCTTCTCCAAAAATTTCTGTTGGGAAAGGTCCTGATCCTACCCTTGTTGTATAGGCTTTGAGTACCCCATATACCTCATCTAATTCGAATGTTGAAAAGCCTACGGAAGAAACCCCATGAGCCATACACGAAGACGAGGTTACAAAAGGATAGGTGCCAAAATCTAAATCTAGCAAAACACCTTGAGCTCCCTCAAACAGTACGGACGTACTTCTGAAAACATTTCCCATCTCTACCGCACTAGCGTAATTTATCTTCAGTTTTTCCAATTCATTTTTTGTTTTCATCAAGTATTCAAATACATCCTCTTTTGAAGTTGTTAATTTATTCCCATACTGAGAACTTTTTAGGTAGTATATATCTTTCAAACGCTCTTTAAGCATTTTTTCATCGAACAGGTAGTAGAGTTTTATTCCTTCCCTTGATACCTTATCCGTATAGGCAGGTCCAATTCCTCTTTTTGTTGTTCCGATTGGCTTTTTTCTCATGCTTTCTATAATTTCGTCTTCTTCCTTATGCCAAGGAAGGACCAAAAAAGCTTCTAAATCAATGTAAAATTTAGAGGACATTCCAGGAAAATCAGATTCTAGTACGTTTAGTTCCTCTACCAGTTTTTCTAAGTCCAACACCATTCCTGCGCCTAAAAAACCTTTAGATTTAGAATTGGGCATAATAGAAGGAAGCATGTGATTCACATATTTTTTGCCTTTGTAATAAATGGTATGACCAGCATTCGCTCCTCCTGAAAAACGTACTATCCATTCAAACCTGTCTGAAAAGTAATTAACGACTTTACCTTTACCTTCATCGCCCCATTGGGCACCTACAATCGACATTTTTTTCACGATTTTTGTACGATGATACCGTACTTCCCTCCCTTCCTTTGATAAAAAATACTGTAATTTTTGTTTGCAGTAATGTGCAAACGAAGTTTTTTTTGCTGCTTCGTGCAAAACGTCTTTTTGTAATTGTTTTAGAATAATTTTCATACCCTCATTTGCTTCGCAAATGACGCATGATTTTGGGGAGTTTGAGGGGTTCACCCCTTAATAGTGATAGGTTTCATTGTGCAATATCTTATTAACTCTAAACAATTGCTCTAAAAGGATCAATACCGCTAATTCGTGTGTGAAAGTCAGTTTGGATAATGATATAATAGAATCAGCTTTATTGTAAATTTCATCAGAATGACCCAAAGGACCACCAACGATAAAATTTATGAATTTAGCTCCCGATGAGCTTTTTATGTGTTCATAAAATTGGGAAAATTTTATGGAATCCATTTGTTCTCCTCTTTCATCCAATAAAACATTGAAAGAATCAGGGAAATATTTTTCGAACTTTTTGAAATCTTTATCTTTGTAAATCGAAGGTGGCGTCTTGTTTAAATCGCCGGATAGAGGAAGTTGTATTAGTTCGATCCTTTCAAACTTCTTTATCCATTTTAAATATTGTCTGACTCCATCTTTTATATATGAGCTTTTTAAAGGTCCTACGACTATGATTCTAGTCATTTTTCCTCGTTTGAAATATATTTTGTCTTGGTGATTTGTGATTCGGTTAACAATTTTTCTTCTATTGTAAACAATTCTCCATCTAAATTACCTATTAAGTTTTTAAACGATTGTAAAAACAATTTTCCCGTTAAAGGGGAGGGCATTGATACTTTCTCTATTTCGCATCCAAAGTGTTCTATTATCGTTTTAACTTTGCTGTAAAGCAAATAAAGGGATACATCCCCTTCTTTTGCATTTAAAGTGAGACTGAATTTACCGTTTTGTTTTCTTTCTAAAAATACACTGGCAGGTAAATTCAAACTTATTTCTTGCTTTATTTGTTCTGCTAACCATCTGTCTAAGGTGTTAATATGAAATTCCAAAGATATTAGAAAATCTCTGACCCCCATTACAGTTGCTCCTGCAGTAGGATGAGGACGATTTGGCCCAAAATCTGGTTCCCATTCAGGGAAAGACATTTTTTTTGCTAAGAACTCGAATTCACCTTTTCGCAACGTGTTAATATTTCTCCTGTATTCATTTCTAGCGGATTTTTCGTATAGATATATAGGTAAATCGAAGCTTTCAGAGATTTTTTTTGCTAATAATTTTACAAGATTATTCGCCTCATCGAAGGTTGTTGATATTAATGGAACAATTGGAATAACATCTACAGCACCTATTCTAGGATGATACCCACTATGATTTCTGAGGTCGATATTCTCCACACATATTTTCACCATTTCAAATAAGAAAGCCCCTATTTCGTTTAATTCCCCTACAACACTGATGAAACTTCTATTGAAGTATTCATCACTTTTACAAGAAACAAACCAAATTTTATCATAATTCTCAGAAAGGCCTTTGATTTTGTTGATTAATTCTTTGTTTTTCCCTTCGCTAATGTTTGGTAAGGTCTCTACGATTTTCATAATTGAATCACCTCGTAATGTTTTTTTCTACCATTAAACCTTTTGTGGCAATTCCCAATATTATAGAAAAAGTCACGAAAGAAGAACCACCGTTTGATAACAGTGGTAAAGGAATACCTGTAACAGGTAATATGCCTAGATTCATCCCAATATTTTGAAAAATATGAAAAAAGAACAAAAATGCAGATCCAATATAAAAATACTTCCAAAAAAGATCATCGCTTTTTTTGTATCCTTCATATAGTCTCCAAAGTATTGTTGAATAAAGCATTAGGATCAAAGTTGCCCCCAAAAATCCAAACTCTTCTCCGATAACGGAAAATATAAAATCTGTATGACTTTCAGGTACGAACCCACTCAGATTCATATATCCATTCATATATCCTTCCCCTAACAAACCACCAGAACCTATGGCTTTTATCGCCTGAGCGGTGTTATAATAATAACTTAGAGAGTAGGCTTGAGGGGATAGAAATCCTATTATTCTTCCTTTTTGGTATTCTTGTAGGTTGTAAAAAATTATTGGGCTGGCAATCAAAGCCAATCCTAAAGAATACTGCCATAATTTTTCGAACCTTCCTGAAACAAAAACTAACACAAACCACGTAAATAATACTATAATAGAAGTACTAAAATCTGGTTCTTTGTATATTAACGCTGTAGATAGAAAAATCATCATTGATGCAAAGTAAAACCTTTTATTATCATTTTGAGAAAGAACGTAACTGAGATATAATAACAATACCAACTTAAATATTTCAGATGGTTGAAAACCTATAGGACCCAACCTTATCCACCTTTTAGCTCCACTAACTGGTGTAGTGAACAGTACCAAAACCAAGCTAAGAATTACTAAATAAAATAAAATAGGGGTATATTTCTTAATAAACCTTTCTGGAGTAAAGATGCTAACGACAAAAAAAACGAACCCTATAATAATCCACATTAATTGTTGATTTTCTATTCCCTCTAAAGAACTATTGATTACAGCGCTTTTAACGGATAAAAATCCTATAATTGCCAACAACACGTAAGCTATAACGAGGATAAGTTCTAATTTTTTTATGCGTTCTTTTCTTTCACCTATTAAATTTGTAATAGAAAAAGAATTCACTGAAAGTATCTCCCTTTACAAATTTCGATAAGAGTTTGCCTTTTATCAACAATATATTATATCATATTGATATATTAAAGAGTAAATTTAAAGCTTCTAAAGGCATGGAATGAGGGTGGACGTGACGAAGTGGGAGCATTGTATGAAGTTTTTAAGAGGAGGAAAAGTCTAATAATGATAGGTGACAATTTAATTCTTTTGGATAAAGTTGATTCAACAAACAACTACATTAAAAAGCACTGGCGTGAACTGCCATCAGAAACTGTAGTTTGGGCTTTAGAACAAACAGAAGGTTACGGAAGGAAAAACAGTAGGTGGTATTCACCCTTGGGGGGATTATGGTTTTCTGTGCTTTTCAAACCCCGTAAAAGACCTTTGATTCCATATTATTATTTGAGAATGTATTCTTTAGTAATTTATAACGTCTTGAAAAAAAAGTATAAGTTGAACCCCATCATTAAATGGCCTAACGATATTTTGATTAATTCTAAGAAGGTGTGTGGAATTTTAGGAGAGAGTGTTTATGATGGTGGTTCACCGAGTTGTGTTATAGTGGGAGTAGGAATAAACGTTAACAACGAATTGCCTGAAGAAGTCTCCAATAACTCAATTGCTTTAAAGGATGTTGTTGGGAAAGAAATTCCGTTGAGAAAGTTTCTGAATGAATTGAACCATGTTGCTTACCATTCATATTATCTAAAATACTTCAAACCCAAAGCTATTTCAGCCATCACAAAAATGTGGTTAAATCATTTGAATGTAAAAGTAGGGGATAAGGTCCAAGTCTCAAACGAAAATGATGGAACTATTTATGGAAAAGTAAACGATATTCAGTCAGATTATTTGGAAATAATAGATGATAACCGGGAGATAAAAAAACTAAACTCTGGGGAATTAATTGTGCTATAATCTTTAAGTAAGAGGACAAATGGTTGTTAGTTATGATACAATATATTTGTTGAACTTCAATCAGTAAAATTAATTATAAAAGAGTAAGGGTCAGAGATTAATTTTTATTTCTATGGGGAGGTATATAATGGCTCTAAAAGTGCTTATTTCAGAAGAGGAGATACAAAAAAAGATTGAGGATTTGGCTAGCCAAATAGATGATTATTATAAAAATATAACTGATGAAATTGTTGCGGTATGTGTGTTAAAAGGATCTGTTAATTTCTTTAGTGATTTGGTAAAAAAGATACATTTAAACGTTAATTATAATTTCATACAGGTATCTAGTTACTCAGGGGATATAACTACAGGAAAAGTAAAGGTAAAAAGTTGGCTTGATGAGCCCCTTGAAAATAAACATGTTTTGATAGTTGAAGACATTGTAGATACTGGAAACACGTTAAAATATATAGTGAGATATTTAGAGATGCAAAATCCCTCCTCTTTAGAAATTACATCAATAGTTTTAAAAACAATTCACGAACATGGAATTCAAGTAAGATTTCCTGGATTTGAAATCGGAGATAAATTTGTGGTAGGATACGGATTGGATTACAACGAAAAATATAGAAACTTACCGTACATTGGATATATAGAATAAGGAGGCTAAGGTTACATGGATATTGAACAATACGTATCAAAAGTGAGAGAAGCAGCTGAGTATATTCAAGAAAAGACTACGAAAAAGCCCAGGATTGCAATCATTTTGGGATCTGGATTAGGGAAAATTTCGCAAAATTTAGAAGATGTTCTTTCAATCCCTTATTCTGATATTCCTAACTTCCCACGTTCTACCGCTCCTGGTCATAAAGGCGAATTGATGATAGGGAGTTTGAAAGGTAAAGATACGCTACTGATGAATGGAAGATTTCATTACTACGAAGGTTACACCATGAAAGAGGTTACCTTCCCAATTCGTGTAATGCAAGAATTAGGTATAGAAACCCTCGTAGTGACTAATGCGGCGGGAACATTAAACCCTGACTTTGAAGTCGGTGTTCCGTGTATAATTACCGATCATATCAATTTTTTTGGTGACAATCCATTGATTGGACCAAATTTCGATGATTGGGGTCCTAGATTTCCTGATATGACGGAAGTTTACTCGAAGTCTTTGGTGCAAGAAGCCTTTAAATCTGCGAAGAGACTGAATATTAAAGTATATTCAGGAGTTTATTTGGGTTTAAGTGGTCCCACATTTGAAACACCTGCTGAAATGGCTATGATGAGGAATTTTGGTGCTGATTTGGTAGGGATGTCAACGGTGCCAGAAGTTATCGTTGCGAAACATGCTGGTATGGAGGTCTTAGGTATCACCGCTATAACAGATAAAGCTGTTCCTGAGCAACTAAAAGAAGTTAGTGCAGAAGAAGTTTTGGAGATTGCAGAAAAAACCGGTCAAAGTATAGCGGATATCATAATGGACTTAATAGATATATTTTAGAAGGTGTTTTTTTGAAGGCTTTTGTTTGGTTAGCAATTTTTATATTTCTGCCAATTTTTTTCTTTTCTTATTATGAAGTTTACGATTACTTTTTCATGAAACCAAATACTTATTTTGAATTCAATTCAAATTCCAATGGGGAGTTTGGAGTGGAGTTTTATTCTATTAACAAATATCCAATAATGGATTCAAATAAATTGTTAGAAAGTGTGTGGTCTCAACCGCGAACATTGATAGGCGGGCAAATGATGGTAGAATCGTCTAATTACACGCATGCTATTTCGTCTTCCAAGGCTATGGGATTACTTCAATTGAAAAATCTGACGGGAGTGGATTTACATGTTTACAATTTATTTGATCCATATGACAATTTAAAAGGTGCATTAGAATACCATGGTTATCTTCGGAGACTTTTTAATGATGAACGGTTGCAGATTATAGCATACCATGATGGACCCACCGCAGTTATGGCTGGGAAAGTGTCTACTGCGGGGGAGGCGTACTACGAAAAGGTAAAAAGAGCCCAACAAAATTATTCTAACACAAAGATATATTCTCCTTATTTTGTTGGGGGAAGATTATCTTATTACTCAGAAGATGAAGAAGATAAGATATCTACCGAATTTAATGCAGGATTTGTATACAGAAAATTCGAGATATACGGGAATGTTGGTTTAGAGCTTCCTCTAAAAAGAATCGAAGAATTTGATTTCATAGACATCCAAACAGATTATGGCTATACCTTTTTGTATGTACCTAGAACGAATATAGGTTTTGGTGTTGAAGGCAAAACTGTCCCTGAAGATCTTATTTTGCGTATTGGTTTACCCTGGCAAAACTTTATTCTGAAAGGGCCAAAAAATCCTGAGTTAATTTATAAACACGAATTAACGAATAATTGGACCTCAAAAATATTAATAAATACTGACAATTTGCTACTTTCCAGTTATTTTTCAATCTACAACTTAGATCTTTTCGTTGGGTATGAAGTATATGAAAGTTCTATAAATTTAGGTTTTAGATTAGCCTTTTAAAAAAGGTCTCAGGAAGGGATACTCCTATGGAAAAGTATTTACAACAAATAAGAGACTGGTGGAAAAATTTAGAAAATAAGAAAAAACGAAACTATATAGTTTTGTTAATTTCTGTAATTGTGTTGATAATATTCTTTTCAATATTGCTTTCAAGAAAAAATTATGAGTTTTTTATCGGAGGACTGGATCAAGCAAATGCGGGTAATATTGTAACAAAGTTGGAAGAAATGGGTATAGAATACAAAGTAGATGATTTTGGTAATATTTACGTTGCGAATCAGAATGTATCAGAATTGAGAATGAAATTAGCTAGTGAAGGTTCATTGGGTTACAATCTTCAAGGTTATGAACTTCTTCAAAATCAAGGTTTTGGAGCTACCAGTTACGATAAGCAGGTCAACTATCAGATAGCTTTGGAAGGAGAATTATCTAGGAGTATAGCTTCTATGCAATCGGTACAAAGTGCTCGCGTTCATTTGGTTATTCCTCCAAGAACTTACTACCAAGTTGGTGAAAGTCCAAAGCCTTCAGCCTCTGTGTTGTTGGTATTGAAACCTGGAATGAGTGTATCCCCAAACCAAATTAAGGGGATAATTAATTTAGTAGCTGGAGCTGTAGCTGGGTTGAAACCAGAGAGCATAAAAGTAGTAGATAATTTTTCTAACGATTTAAGTGCTCAAGTTGCCTTGGGAGAGGATATCAGTAGTGCTGATACTAAATTTAAGTTAAAAACCGAAATTGAAAAATATTATAAGCAAAAAGTAGAAAGCGGTTTACAATCAGTCTTTGGCTTGGGAAATGTTGTTGTGGTTCCTGAAATAGAATTAAATTGGCAAAAAATAGAAGAAGAGCAAAGAAGGGTCGAACCGGTTGTAGATG
The window above is part of the Petrotoga olearia DSM 13574 genome. Proteins encoded here:
- a CDS encoding glutamate formiminotransferase, which codes for MKIVETLPNISEGKNKELINKIKGLSENYDKIWFVSCKSDEYFNRSFISVVGELNEIGAFLFEMVKICVENIDLRNHSGYHPRIGAVDVIPIVPLISTTFDEANNLVKLLAKKISESFDLPIYLYEKSARNEYRRNINTLRKGEFEFLAKKMSFPEWEPDFGPNRPHPTAGATVMGVRDFLISLEFHINTLDRWLAEQIKQEISLNLPASVFLERKQNGKFSLTLNAKEGDVSLYLLYSKVKTIIEHFGCEIEKVSMPSPLTGKLFLQSFKNLIGNLDGELFTIEEKLLTESQITKTKYISNEEK
- a CDS encoding FtsW/RodA/SpoVE family cell cycle protein, coding for MNSFSITNLIGERKERIKKLELILVIAYVLLAIIGFLSVKSAVINSSLEGIENQQLMWIIIGFVFFVVSIFTPERFIKKYTPILFYLVILSLVLVLFTTPVSGAKRWIRLGPIGFQPSEIFKLVLLLYLSYVLSQNDNKRFYFASMMIFLSTALIYKEPDFSTSIIVLFTWFVLVFVSGRFEKLWQYSLGLALIASPIIFYNLQEYQKGRIIGFLSPQAYSLSYYYNTAQAIKAIGSGGLLGEGYMNGYMNLSGFVPESHTDFIFSVIGEEFGFLGATLILMLYSTILWRLYEGYKKSDDLFWKYFYIGSAFLFFFHIFQNIGMNLGILPVTGIPLPLLSNGGSSFVTFSIILGIATKGLMVEKNITR
- a CDS encoding adenylosuccinate synthase, with translation MKKMSIVGAQWGDEGKGKVVNYFSDRFEWIVRFSGGANAGHTIYYKGKKYVNHMLPSIMPNSKSKGFLGAGMVLDLEKLVEELNVLESDFPGMSSKFYIDLEAFLVLPWHKEEDEIIESMRKKPIGTTKRGIGPAYTDKVSREGIKLYYLFDEKMLKERLKDIYYLKSSQYGNKLTTSKEDVFEYLMKTKNELEKLKINYASAVEMGNVFRSTSVLFEGAQGVLLDLDFGTYPFVTSSSCMAHGVSSVGFSTFELDEVYGVLKAYTTRVGSGPFPTEIFGEEADKIRELGKEYGATTGRPRRVGWLDLPALRYAKIRSGLTGLVITKADVLNGLDKIKVCTHYEVNGKIKDTPSSSYDFFVAKPIYDELKGWKDTNDINFLKYLSYIEEQIGVDIDYISYGPKTEEMCSKNNLILNMENK
- a CDS encoding lytic transglycosylase domain-containing protein, whose protein sequence is MKAFVWLAIFIFLPIFFFSYYEVYDYFFMKPNTYFEFNSNSNGEFGVEFYSINKYPIMDSNKLLESVWSQPRTLIGGQMMVESSNYTHAISSSKAMGLLQLKNLTGVDLHVYNLFDPYDNLKGALEYHGYLRRLFNDERLQIIAYHDGPTAVMAGKVSTAGEAYYEKVKRAQQNYSNTKIYSPYFVGGRLSYYSEDEEDKISTEFNAGFVYRKFEIYGNVGLELPLKRIEEFDFIDIQTDYGYTFLYVPRTNIGFGVEGKTVPEDLILRIGLPWQNFILKGPKNPELIYKHELTNNWTSKILINTDNLLLSSYFSIYNLDLFVGYEVYESSINLGFRLAF
- a CDS encoding 23S rRNA (pseudouridine(1915)-N(3))-methyltransferase RlmH, yielding MTRIIVVGPLKSSYIKDGVRQYLKWIKKFERIELIQLPLSGDLNKTPPSIYKDKDFKKFEKYFPDSFNVLLDERGEQMDSIKFSQFYEHIKSSSGAKFINFIVGGPLGHSDEIYNKADSIISLSKLTFTHELAVLILLEQLFRVNKILHNETYHY
- a CDS encoding purine-nucleoside phosphorylase, with the protein product MDIEQYVSKVREAAEYIQEKTTKKPRIAIILGSGLGKISQNLEDVLSIPYSDIPNFPRSTAPGHKGELMIGSLKGKDTLLMNGRFHYYEGYTMKEVTFPIRVMQELGIETLVVTNAAGTLNPDFEVGVPCIITDHINFFGDNPLIGPNFDDWGPRFPDMTEVYSKSLVQEAFKSAKRLNIKVYSGVYLGLSGPTFETPAEMAMMRNFGADLVGMSTVPEVIVAKHAGMEVLGITAITDKAVPEQLKEVSAEEVLEIAEKTGQSIADIIMDLIDIF
- the fliF gene encoding flagellar basal-body MS-ring/collar protein FliF translates to MEKYLQQIRDWWKNLENKKKRNYIVLLISVIVLIIFFSILLSRKNYEFFIGGLDQANAGNIVTKLEEMGIEYKVDDFGNIYVANQNVSELRMKLASEGSLGYNLQGYELLQNQGFGATSYDKQVNYQIALEGELSRSIASMQSVQSARVHLVIPPRTYYQVGESPKPSASVLLVLKPGMSVSPNQIKGIINLVAGAVAGLKPESIKVVDNFSNDLSAQVALGEDISSADTKFKLKTEIEKYYKQKVESGLQSVFGLGNVVVVPEIELNWQKIEEEQRRVEPVVDENGIILSQQTRTEQSSSSPSGGVPGVDSNIPPYTYQTPTSTGNYYSSSDVITNYDVNEIYQRTIEDKSGEISNKSVTLFIDFQNSKVDDNQELRSQITKAVATAVGAPENNISLVDIRFNRDLEAMRADIEYQLQLRRQRITNIVIAIIVIAFIMMLIIIINRARRVRKASQLVEERKRQLESRVEEAMKERGVEVEEVTPEQERLREITTLAEKNPDEVADIIKSWLKTR
- the hpt gene encoding hypoxanthine phosphoribosyltransferase, whose protein sequence is MALKVLISEEEIQKKIEDLASQIDDYYKNITDEIVAVCVLKGSVNFFSDLVKKIHLNVNYNFIQVSSYSGDITTGKVKVKSWLDEPLENKHVLIVEDIVDTGNTLKYIVRYLEMQNPSSLEITSIVLKTIHEHGIQVRFPGFEIGDKFVVGYGLDYNEKYRNLPYIGYIE
- a CDS encoding biotin--[acetyl-CoA-carboxylase] ligase, which gives rise to MIGDNLILLDKVDSTNNYIKKHWRELPSETVVWALEQTEGYGRKNSRWYSPLGGLWFSVLFKPRKRPLIPYYYLRMYSLVIYNVLKKKYKLNPIIKWPNDILINSKKVCGILGESVYDGGSPSCVIVGVGINVNNELPEEVSNNSIALKDVVGKEIPLRKFLNELNHVAYHSYYLKYFKPKAISAITKMWLNHLNVKVGDKVQVSNENDGTIYGKVNDIQSDYLEIIDDNREIKKLNSGELIVL